From a region of the Streptococcus ruminantium genome:
- a CDS encoding TetR/AcrR family transcriptional regulator, with product MAKYTRERIIDAFFELAIKNPEKTGFTMSEIAKEAGLTRQAIYRKHFRNFQEIVDYVYQFLDKQVYQICSDYDIEQDGNPFDYIADRLLPVIYEKRKWVSCLYISAIAPSFEQFVVSTYTEWGIKNMHPSSEKFHLSDDVLIRLIVEQTTTIIKNWIIQENPLPPEDFKKVFLKLVKESLYDYLITELPTEQQSISENE from the coding sequence ATGGCAAAGTATACGCGCGAAAGAATTATTGATGCTTTTTTTGAGTTAGCTATCAAAAATCCTGAAAAAACAGGCTTTACCATGTCAGAAATCGCTAAAGAGGCTGGACTCACTCGACAAGCTATTTATCGGAAACATTTTAGAAATTTTCAAGAAATTGTTGATTACGTGTACCAATTTCTTGATAAACAGGTGTATCAAATTTGTAGTGATTATGATATTGAGCAGGATGGCAATCCGTTTGACTATATAGCAGACAGGCTTCTTCCTGTTATTTATGAGAAGAGAAAATGGGTTAGTTGTCTATACATCTCTGCTATTGCCCCTTCATTTGAACAATTTGTCGTATCTACCTACACTGAATGGGGAATAAAAAATATGCATCCTTCTAGTGAAAAATTTCACCTATCAGATGATGTACTAATAAGACTCATTGTCGAACAAACTACGACCATTATAAAAAATTGGATTATTCAAGAAAATCCTTTGCCACCTGAGGACTTTAAGAAAGTTTTTTTAAAACTTGTTAAAGAGTCACTCTATGATTATCTCATTACAGAGCTACCTACGGAACAGCAATCTATTTCAGAAAATGAGTAG
- a CDS encoding cation-translocating P-type ATPase, which produces MSKEQKRDLFYTQSEEQVLSSMNSSLDGLSSDEASRRLADYGRNELDEGEKRTLFAKFVDQFKDLMIVILVTAAILTVITEGSHGLTDAIIILAVVILNAAFGVYQEGQAEAAIEALKNMSSPIARALRDNHVVEVDSKDLVPGDIVLLEAGDVVPADMRLLEANSLKIEEAALTGESVPVEKDLAAVLVGDVPIGDRVNMAYQNSNVTYGRGLGVVTNTGMYTEVGHIAGMLANADETDTPLKQNLHQLSQVLTYAILVIAAVTMAVSVFIRGEGILPALMTSVALAVAAIPEGLPAIVTVVLSLGTQVLAKRNSIIRKLPAVETLGSTEIIASDKTGTLTMNQMTVEKVYTNGQLIDAKEVLEASNTTLRIMNFANDTKVDPTGKLIGDPTETALVQFGLDQNFDVRQVLVDEPRVAELPFDSTRKLMSTVHQQAAGNFFVAVKGAPDQLLKRVTQIEENGSIRPITAADKETILATNKELAKQALRVLMMAYKYVDAIPEMETEIVENDLVFSGLVGMIDPERPEAAAAVRVAKEAGIRPIMITGDHQDTAEAIAKRLGIIDPNDMEDHVFTGAELNELTDEEFQKVFKQYSVYARVSPEHKVRIVKAWQNEGKVVAMTGDGVNDAPSLKTADIGIGMGITGTEVSKGASDMVLADDNFATIIVAVEEGRKVFSNIQKTIQYLLSANTAEVLCIFLATLFGWDVLEPVHLLWINLVTDTLPAIALGVEPAEPGVMQHKPRGRNSSFFSGGVLSSIIYQGILQTILVLGVYGFALLYPEHSTYGEIHADALTMAYLTLGLIQLVHAFNVKSVYQSIFTVGPFKNKLFNWSIVAAFLLLMITLVVPGFNTFFKVSLLSPTQWLVAVIGSGLMIVVVEIVKFVQRKMGLDEKAI; this is translated from the coding sequence TTGTCAAAAGAACAAAAACGCGATTTGTTTTACACGCAAAGCGAAGAGCAAGTACTGTCAAGCATGAACTCATCTTTGGACGGTTTGTCAAGTGATGAGGCAAGCAGACGTCTAGCTGATTATGGTCGTAATGAACTGGATGAGGGTGAAAAGCGTACACTCTTTGCAAAATTTGTGGATCAGTTTAAAGACTTAATGATTGTTATTTTGGTTACTGCTGCCATTTTGACGGTCATCACAGAAGGTTCTCATGGCTTGACGGATGCTATCATTATTCTGGCTGTTGTCATCCTAAATGCCGCTTTCGGTGTTTATCAAGAGGGGCAAGCAGAGGCAGCCATTGAAGCACTTAAAAACATGTCTAGTCCGATTGCGCGTGCCCTTCGTGATAACCATGTAGTAGAAGTAGACTCCAAGGATCTCGTTCCTGGCGATATTGTTTTGTTAGAAGCAGGTGATGTAGTACCGGCAGATATGCGCCTTTTAGAGGCCAACTCCCTCAAAATCGAAGAAGCTGCCCTTACCGGCGAGTCTGTTCCTGTTGAAAAAGACCTGGCAGCAGTCTTAGTAGGAGATGTACCAATCGGTGATCGTGTCAACATGGCTTACCAAAACTCTAACGTTACCTATGGTCGTGGTCTAGGTGTCGTTACCAATACTGGTATGTATACCGAGGTTGGTCATATTGCTGGTATGCTTGCCAATGCAGACGAAACAGATACCCCGCTCAAGCAAAATCTGCACCAATTGTCTCAGGTCTTGACCTATGCAATTCTTGTGATTGCTGCGGTGACAATGGCTGTTTCAGTCTTTATCCGTGGAGAGGGGATTTTGCCAGCCCTTATGACTTCTGTTGCCCTTGCAGTTGCAGCGATTCCAGAAGGTTTGCCAGCTATTGTTACTGTTGTTCTCTCGCTCGGTACCCAAGTTCTAGCAAAACGGAACTCCATCATCCGTAAATTACCAGCAGTTGAGACACTTGGATCGACTGAAATTATTGCCTCAGATAAGACCGGTACTTTGACGATGAATCAAATGACAGTTGAGAAAGTCTATACTAACGGTCAGTTAATTGATGCTAAAGAAGTGCTGGAAGCTAGCAATACAACACTTCGTATCATGAACTTTGCCAATGATACAAAGGTTGACCCGACTGGCAAACTAATCGGAGACCCAACAGAGACCGCTCTGGTTCAATTTGGTTTGGATCAAAATTTTGATGTTCGTCAAGTTTTAGTAGATGAGCCTCGTGTAGCTGAGTTGCCATTTGACTCGACACGTAAACTCATGTCGACTGTTCATCAACAGGCTGCGGGGAACTTCTTTGTAGCAGTTAAGGGTGCACCAGACCAGTTACTCAAACGTGTAACTCAAATTGAAGAAAACGGTAGCATCCGGCCGATTACTGCTGCGGATAAAGAAACTATCCTTGCAACCAATAAGGAATTGGCTAAACAAGCCCTTCGTGTGCTCATGATGGCCTACAAGTATGTAGATGCTATACCAGAAATGGAAACAGAAATCGTTGAGAACGATCTGGTCTTCTCAGGATTAGTTGGTATGATTGACCCTGAGCGTCCAGAGGCAGCAGCGGCTGTTCGTGTCGCCAAGGAAGCAGGAATTCGTCCGATTATGATTACAGGCGACCACCAAGATACGGCAGAAGCGATTGCTAAGCGTCTTGGTATCATTGATCCAAACGATATGGAAGACCATGTTTTCACAGGAGCTGAGTTGAATGAACTGACGGATGAAGAGTTCCAAAAAGTGTTTAAACAGTATTCTGTCTATGCTCGTGTATCTCCTGAGCACAAGGTGCGTATCGTGAAGGCTTGGCAGAATGAAGGCAAGGTAGTTGCCATGACAGGTGATGGGGTAAACGATGCTCCTTCTCTCAAAACAGCCGACATTGGTATCGGTATGGGGATCACAGGTACAGAGGTATCCAAGGGTGCTTCTGATATGGTACTTGCCGATGATAACTTCGCAACGATTATCGTTGCAGTTGAAGAAGGACGTAAGGTCTTCTCAAACATCCAAAAGACTATCCAATACCTCTTATCTGCTAACACAGCAGAGGTGCTCTGCATCTTCCTTGCAACCCTCTTTGGCTGGGACGTACTGGAGCCTGTTCATCTTCTCTGGATTAACTTAGTAACAGATACTTTACCAGCTATTGCCCTAGGTGTTGAGCCGGCTGAGCCAGGTGTCATGCAACACAAACCTCGCGGCCGAAATTCAAGTTTCTTCTCAGGTGGCGTCTTGAGTTCCATCATTTACCAAGGTATTCTACAGACTATTCTTGTACTAGGTGTTTATGGTTTTGCTCTACTTTATCCAGAACATAGCACCTATGGCGAAATCCATGCTGATGCTTTGACGATGGCTTACCTGACCCTAGGTCTAATTCAGCTGGTACATGCCTTTAACGTGAAATCTGTCTATCAATCTATCTTTACAGTTGGTCCATTCAAGAATAAACTTTTTAACTGGTCTATCGTTGCAGCCTTCTTGCTCTTGATGATTACTCTGGTTGTTCCAGGATTTAATACTTTCTTCAAAGTCTCACTCTTGTCACCAACTCAATGGTTGGTAGCTGTTATCGGTTCGGGTCTCATGATTGTGGTTGTTGAAATTGTTAAATTTGTGCAGCGCAAGATGGGACTGGATGAAAAAGCAATCTAA
- a CDS encoding DUF1934 domain-containing protein, producing the protein MEIRLRNEIDLDGQVEVVDQQFQVEVREKGEQLYLMYTNDESEKVVIKCDKEELVMTRFSEPKSIMRFMLDREAIVTIPTPMGIQHFVTDTKQYRLHREKQYLRLRYELKGLENQRRFASYRMEISWK; encoded by the coding sequence ATGGAGATTCGGTTGCGAAATGAAATTGATTTGGATGGTCAGGTCGAAGTGGTAGATCAGCAATTTCAGGTGGAAGTTAGGGAAAAAGGAGAGCAACTTTATCTAATGTACACCAATGATGAGTCAGAAAAAGTCGTCATCAAATGTGACAAGGAAGAATTGGTGATGACACGTTTTTCTGAACCTAAGTCCATCATGCGCTTCATGTTAGACAGAGAAGCCATTGTTACGATCCCTACTCCGATGGGAATTCAACATTTTGTGACAGATACGAAACAGTATCGACTGCATCGTGAAAAACAATATCTTCGACTGCGATATGAACTAAAAGGCTTGGAAAATCAGCGGCGATTTGCTTCTTACAGGATGGAAATCTCCTGGAAGTAA
- a CDS encoding sulfite exporter TauE/SafE family protein → MTNQLILHAIQFILVGMIVWMIYLITSYARQNHISLTEKFWTGFAIGYVTDLLDTLGIGTFATSTSLLKATKLIKDDRSIPATMTTAHIIPILLEALLFITIVEVEMTTLIPLAIAAFTGASVGARVTQNWDTKKVQRVLGVLLLIAAGIMVYRMVTNPGADLANDVRGLMGWKLLVGIVFDFFIGMLLSMGLGNYAPELIFFSLMGISPAVALPVMMLNAAMMLSAGAKQFIQSGRVNWPGVPGIIVGGVLGVLTAAIFLSNLDINNLKILVVFIAAYTGFTLLRASFVTRIKR, encoded by the coding sequence ATGACAAATCAACTTATTTTACATGCTATCCAGTTCATTCTTGTAGGAATGATTGTCTGGATGATTTATCTCATTACATCCTATGCTAGACAGAATCATATCTCTCTTACTGAGAAATTCTGGACAGGTTTTGCCATCGGTTATGTGACAGACTTGTTGGATACTTTGGGGATTGGTACCTTTGCAACCTCAACGAGTTTATTGAAAGCCACCAAATTGATTAAGGATGATCGAAGCATTCCTGCGACCATGACAACCGCCCATATCATCCCGATTTTACTGGAAGCACTACTCTTCATTACTATTGTAGAGGTTGAAATGACGACCCTGATTCCTTTGGCGATAGCTGCTTTTACTGGTGCTTCAGTCGGGGCACGTGTCACTCAAAATTGGGATACCAAAAAAGTGCAACGTGTTTTGGGGGTTCTGCTCCTTATTGCAGCCGGAATTATGGTCTATCGGATGGTAACGAATCCGGGAGCAGATTTGGCGAATGATGTTCGCGGTCTGATGGGGTGGAAGCTCCTAGTGGGGATTGTATTTGACTTCTTTATTGGTATGCTTTTGAGCATGGGACTGGGTAATTACGCTCCAGAGTTGATTTTCTTTTCTTTGATGGGAATCAGTCCAGCTGTTGCGTTACCAGTAATGATGCTCAATGCAGCTATGATGCTCTCAGCAGGTGCCAAGCAGTTTATCCAATCCGGTCGAGTAAACTGGCCAGGTGTTCCAGGGATAATTGTCGGCGGTGTTTTGGGTGTTCTGACGGCAGCTATCTTTTTATCCAACTTAGATATCAATAATTTGAAAATTTTAGTTGTTTTCATTGCAGCTTACACAGGCTTTACCTTGCTTCGGGCATCGTTCGTTACTAGGATAAAACGTTAG
- a CDS encoding HD domain-containing protein has product MIEKVFRDPVHNYVHVDHELIYKLINTKEFQRLRRIKQLGTTSYTFHGGEHSRFSHCLGAYEIARRITQKFEDKYPHIWDSNESLLTMVAALLHDVGHGAYSHTFERLFDTDHEEMTCAIITNPETEINSLLKQVSPHFPDKVASVIRHTYPNKQVVQLISSQIDVDRMDYLLRDSYFTGANYGEFDLTRILRVIRPIENGIAFKESGMHAVEDYVLSRYQMYMQVYFHPASRSMEVLLQNLLNRAKLLYASEQDFFARTSPRLLPFFERRVQLADYLALDDGVMNTYFQSWIDGPDRILSDLAQRYINRKVFKSITFKTEEEEGLDLLRSLVADVGFDPEYYTAIHHNFDLPYDIYRPNAKKKRTQIEIYRKDDTLVELSSLSPIVHSLSGTIHGDSRFYFPKEMLGETGIFALQTADFISHVHNDHFIIGEQHEH; this is encoded by the coding sequence ATGATAGAAAAAGTATTCCGTGACCCGGTTCATAATTACGTCCATGTAGACCATGAACTGATTTACAAACTCATCAATACAAAAGAATTTCAGCGACTACGCCGCATCAAACAACTGGGAACCACTTCCTATACTTTCCATGGTGGCGAGCATAGCCGCTTTTCGCATTGCCTTGGTGCCTATGAAATTGCTAGGCGGATTACACAAAAATTTGAAGATAAGTATCCTCATATCTGGGATTCAAACGAGTCCTTGTTGACCATGGTTGCAGCGCTCCTGCATGATGTGGGACATGGTGCCTATTCTCACACCTTCGAGCGTCTATTTGACACGGATCACGAGGAAATGACCTGTGCCATTATCACTAACCCAGAAACAGAGATCAATTCTCTCCTGAAACAGGTTTCTCCCCATTTTCCAGATAAGGTTGCCAGCGTCATCCGTCACACCTATCCGAATAAACAGGTCGTACAACTGATTTCCAGCCAAATTGATGTCGATCGTATGGATTACCTGCTGCGTGATTCCTATTTTACTGGTGCTAATTATGGCGAATTTGACCTAACAAGAATTTTACGGGTCATCCGTCCTATCGAGAACGGAATCGCCTTCAAAGAATCTGGGATGCATGCTGTTGAGGATTATGTCCTCAGTCGCTACCAGATGTATATGCAGGTCTATTTTCATCCTGCCAGCCGATCGATGGAAGTTCTATTACAAAATTTGCTCAATCGTGCCAAGTTACTTTATGCAAGCGAACAAGATTTTTTCGCTCGCACTTCACCACGCCTACTACCATTCTTTGAACGCCGTGTTCAACTAGCTGATTACCTCGCTCTTGATGATGGTGTGATGAATACCTACTTCCAGTCATGGATTGATGGACCAGATCGTATTTTATCTGACTTAGCACAGCGCTACATAAACAGAAAGGTCTTCAAGTCTATCACCTTCAAGACAGAAGAAGAGGAAGGATTGGATCTGCTACGCAGTCTGGTAGCAGATGTTGGCTTTGACCCAGAATATTATACAGCTATCCATCATAATTTCGACCTGCCTTATGATATTTATCGCCCAAATGCCAAAAAGAAACGAACACAGATTGAGATTTATCGAAAGGATGATACCTTAGTTGAATTATCTTCCCTATCACCGATCGTCCATTCACTATCTGGAACAATACATGGGGATAGCCGCTTCTATTTCCCTAAGGAAATGTTGGGAGAGACAGGTATTTTTGCACTACAGACTGCTGATTTTATCAGCCATGTGCATAACGATCATTTTATAATTGGAGAACAACATGAGCATTAA
- the yidA gene encoding sugar-phosphatase, with translation MSIKLVAIDIDGTLLNSQQEITSEVFSAIQDAKKAGVKIVIATGRPISGVRAILDQLNLTEPGDYVITFNGGLVQDAATGEDIVKDTLTYDDYLDIELAARRLHLPMHASTKKGIYTANRNIGKYTVYESMLVSAPIFYRTPEEMEQEEIIKAMMVDEPEILDAAIPLLPTSLTEKYTVAKSAPFYLEITPKTVNKGQAIIHLAEKLGLTMDQTMAIGDQENDRSMLEVVGAPVVMENGNSELKKIAKYITKSNDESGVAHALREWVLK, from the coding sequence ATGAGCATTAAACTCGTTGCCATTGATATCGATGGTACCCTACTAAATAGTCAGCAGGAAATTACCTCTGAAGTCTTCTCAGCCATCCAAGATGCTAAGAAAGCTGGTGTCAAAATCGTCATTGCGACTGGCCGACCTATATCGGGGGTTCGCGCTATTTTAGACCAACTAAATCTGACCGAACCTGGAGATTATGTAATTACCTTCAATGGTGGGCTGGTCCAAGATGCAGCGACTGGCGAAGATATTGTAAAAGATACACTAACTTATGACGACTATCTCGATATTGAACTGGCTGCTCGCAGACTTCATCTCCCTATGCACGCGAGTACAAAAAAAGGCATCTATACTGCTAACCGTAATATTGGTAAATACACTGTCTACGAATCAATGCTGGTTAGTGCCCCCATTTTTTACCGTACGCCAGAAGAAATGGAGCAAGAGGAAATCATCAAGGCAATGATGGTTGATGAGCCAGAGATTCTTGATGCTGCTATCCCTCTTCTGCCGACCAGTCTAACAGAGAAATATACGGTTGCCAAATCAGCACCATTTTACCTCGAAATTACTCCTAAAACAGTCAATAAAGGGCAGGCCATCATTCACCTAGCAGAAAAGCTAGGGTTGACAATGGATCAGACTATGGCCATAGGCGATCAGGAAAACGATCGGTCCATGTTGGAAGTTGTCGGCGCTCCCGTTGTCATGGAAAATGGCAATTCTGAACTAAAGAAAATTGCTAAGTATATCACCAAATCCAATGATGAGAGCGGCGTGGCCCATGCACTTAGAGAATGGGTTTTAAAATAG
- the tpiA gene encoding triose-phosphate isomerase gives MSRKPIIAGNWKMNKTAAEAREFVEAVKAHIPSSDVVETVIGSPALFIEGMKKGVKGTDLKVAAQNCYFEDFGAYTGENSPATLAALEVDYVIIGHSERRDYFHETDEDINKKAHAIFKNGMTPIICCGESLETYEAGKAVEFVGAQVSAALKDLTAEQVTSLVIAYEPIWAIGTGKSATKDDAQNMCKAVRDVVAADFGQEVADKVRVQYGGSVKPENIAEYMACPDVDGALVGGASLEAESFLALLNF, from the coding sequence ATGTCACGTAAACCAATCATTGCTGGTAACTGGAAAATGAACAAAACGGCTGCAGAAGCACGCGAATTTGTTGAGGCTGTAAAAGCACACATCCCATCGTCTGATGTCGTTGAGACTGTTATTGGTTCTCCAGCTCTTTTCATTGAAGGCATGAAGAAAGGTGTGAAAGGAACAGACTTGAAAGTCGCTGCGCAAAACTGCTACTTTGAAGATTTCGGTGCCTACACTGGTGAAAATAGTCCTGCAACTCTTGCTGCGCTTGAAGTGGACTACGTGATTATTGGCCACTCAGAGCGTCGTGACTACTTCCACGAAACGGATGAAGATATTAACAAAAAAGCTCACGCAATCTTCAAAAATGGTATGACTCCAATCATCTGCTGTGGTGAGTCTCTTGAAACTTACGAAGCCGGTAAAGCAGTTGAGTTTGTAGGTGCTCAAGTTTCTGCTGCTTTGAAGGACTTGACTGCTGAACAAGTGACTTCTTTGGTGATTGCCTATGAGCCGATCTGGGCGATTGGTACTGGTAAGTCGGCTACTAAAGACGATGCACAAAACATGTGTAAAGCAGTTCGTGATGTCGTTGCGGCTGACTTCGGTCAAGAAGTTGCTGACAAAGTTCGTGTTCAATACGGTGGTTCTGTAAAACCTGAAAACATTGCTGAGTATATGGCTTGTCCAGATGTTGACGGTGCCCTTGTGGGTGGCGCATCACTGGAGGCAGAGAGCTTCTTGGCTTTGTTGAATTTCTAA
- a CDS encoding MucBP domain-containing protein: MYSNSEKKENGTKQSRFSIRKFSAGVVSVTIAAFWMTGPLASADTQPAAENSTSLEEIATEKGKVTVKYWGFHNGDHNPLEGKNESGQIVKAEETLEGKVGETYNLKNKRHSKITDKNDVEWIFDSADGKEEGKFESSKPPVVDYYYTKNFKDGSVIVKHVDVDGKLLGSEIAVSKMEKGAAYDVSSKRFPEFIKDNRSYIPVSKGQYAVGEVGDEGNLVKAKDPKYIGLDPAKGNIILGERTVTFVYKFDKELLTPSKPLDNLSKKKYSIYHGIDGRTEGPKTFEGTAAALEEFLKQEMASRKDYPYVDRFEKDERVLLVFNKYKTFIVIQTKEGDEVKQTIYPSYKDPEKLTAEIKQLMDGFRNDYHVERKDGFDKNETNVPTVTLVLTKNSEKTKREQLVQPKAEQPSQPKVEQLSQPKAEQLSQPKDEQSAQAKAEKLVPSKGGMLDSKQTEQSERTQSNPQIKREAKTLPNTGEGSSALMLVGVGLGLLSSALVLFNRRRRED; encoded by the coding sequence GAGAATGGTACCAAACAAAGTCGTTTCTCTATTCGTAAATTTAGTGCAGGCGTGGTCTCGGTGACTATCGCGGCCTTTTGGATGACAGGTCCCCTTGCATCCGCTGATACTCAGCCAGCAGCAGAAAACAGTACAAGTCTAGAAGAAATTGCTACTGAAAAAGGAAAAGTAACTGTTAAGTACTGGGGATTCCATAATGGAGACCACAATCCGCTTGAAGGAAAGAATGAGTCAGGTCAAATAGTTAAAGCCGAAGAGACCCTTGAAGGCAAAGTTGGGGAAACATATAATTTAAAAAATAAACGCCATAGTAAAATTACTGATAAAAATGATGTGGAATGGATTTTTGATTCAGCAGATGGTAAAGAAGAAGGTAAGTTTGAATCTTCAAAACCCCCAGTTGTTGACTATTACTACACAAAAAACTTTAAAGACGGCTCAGTAATCGTCAAGCATGTTGATGTAGATGGCAAACTACTGGGCAGCGAGATAGCTGTATCAAAAATGGAAAAAGGAGCTGCATACGATGTTAGCTCTAAAAGATTTCCAGAGTTTATCAAAGATAATAGATCCTATATCCCTGTTTCTAAGGGGCAATATGCAGTTGGTGAAGTTGGTGATGAAGGCAACTTAGTTAAGGCTAAGGATCCAAAATATATTGGTCTTGATCCGGCTAAAGGCAATATTATTCTGGGCGAACGGACCGTTACCTTTGTTTATAAATTCGATAAGGAACTTCTAACTCCATCAAAGCCATTGGATAATCTAAGCAAGAAAAAGTATTCCATCTATCATGGGATTGACGGAAGAACGGAAGGACCAAAAACCTTTGAAGGTACCGCAGCAGCCTTAGAAGAGTTCTTGAAGCAGGAGATGGCTTCTCGTAAAGACTACCCATATGTTGATCGCTTTGAAAAGGATGAACGAGTTCTCTTAGTATTTAACAAGTATAAGACTTTCATTGTCATTCAGACAAAAGAGGGCGATGAGGTCAAACAAACTATCTATCCATCCTATAAAGATCCTGAAAAACTTACCGCAGAAATTAAGCAATTGATGGATGGTTTCCGTAATGACTATCATGTTGAGCGTAAAGATGGTTTTGACAAGAATGAGACAAATGTTCCGACTGTTACGCTCGTCTTGACAAAAAATTCAGAGAAAACTAAGAGGGAACAGCTAGTTCAACCTAAAGCTGAGCAGCCATCTCAACCTAAGGTCGAACAACTATCTCAACCTAAAGCTGAGCAACTATCTCAGCCTAAGGATGAGCAATCCGCTCAAGCTAAGGCTGAAAAACTAGTTCCGTCGAAAGGCGGGATGTTAGATTCTAAGCAGACCGAGCAGTCAGAAAGAACTCAATCTAATCCGCAAATCAAGCGCGAAGCTAAGACCTTGCCAAATACAGGTGAAGGAAGTTCAGCGCTTATGTTGGTCGGAGTAGGGCTAGGTTTGTTATCTTCAGCACTGGTTCTATTCAATAGACGTCGTCGCGAAGACTAA